One Aegilops tauschii subsp. strangulata cultivar AL8/78 chromosome 7, Aet v6.0, whole genome shotgun sequence genomic window carries:
- the LOC120961873 gene encoding uncharacterized protein, with product MPVMQAPGQSTGSVNVPRRGLSSRAWSLSSPATPQPRYGSIITVLSIDGGGVRGIIPATILAFLEEKLQELDGADARIADYFDVVAGTSTGGLMAAMLTAPNAHGRPLFAAKDGNKFYLERLRASGDVFGAPPTPTPDRRGSQGGVLDHPPAGPAGDPQDATSPPAGPDADPQATSEVSAGPDLAHQAATCADDCNHAEHVTGGPRGAPSTTMQIPHARPMGALPVPFRPTFSASWTRLRCQRRRFSLPRPPGACGPKSRPTSRHAVADGSPRKIRDTTRKQKPNACFFASLACSGATSRYPPTFSLDTHGSSTDRWPRMSSLLLRTSLDGVCRGSLSRAPCVARPSSPRHV from the exons ATGCCGGTCATGCAAGCGCCAGGGCAGAGCACCGGGTCAGTGAACGTGCCGCGGCGCGGGCTGAGCAGCCGCGCGTGGTCGCTGTCGTCGCCCGCCACCCCGCAGCCGCGCTACGGGAGCATCATCACCGTGCTCAGcatcgacggcggcggcgtgcgCGGGATCATCCCCGCCACCATCCTCGCCTTCCTCGAAGAAAAGCTCCAG GAGCTTGATGGGGCGGACGCGAGGATCGCGGACTACTTCGACGTGGTCGCCGGGACGAGCACCGGAGGCCTGATGGCCGCCATGCTCACCGCGCCCAACGCCCATGGCCGCCCGCTCTTCGCCGCCAAGGACGGCAACAAGTTCTACCTCGAGCGTCTGCGAGCCTCGGGGGACGTCTTTGGTGCCCCACCAACCCCCACCCCTGACCGTCGCGGATCCCAGGGAGGCGTGTTGGATCACCCACCGGCTGGACCCGCTGGCGATCCCCAGGACGCCACCTCGCCCCCAGCTGGGCCCGACGCGGACCCCCAGGCCACTTCCGAGGTCTCGGCTGGGCCGGATCTCGCCCACCAGGCCGCCACCTGTGCTGATGATTGCAACCATGCAGAGCACGTTACCGGCGGCCCACGTGGCGCACCCAGCACCACCATGCAGATCCCCCATGCACGCCCAATGGGAGCGCTTCCTGTGCCATTCCGCCCCACGTTCTCAGCTTCTTGGACTCGGTTAAGATGCCAACGGCGCCGCTTCTCGCTACCCCGGCCTCCAGGCGCATGCGGGCCGAAATCCCGCCCAACTTCACGCCACGCCGTAGCGGACGGATCGCCTCGCAAGATCAGGGATACGACGCGGAAACAAAAGCCAAACGCGTGCTTCTTCGCAAGCTTGGCCTGCTCGGGAGCGACGAGCCGCTATCCACCGACCTTCTCGCTAGATACTCACGGCTCTTCGACCGACCGCTGGCCACGGATGTCGTCCTTGCTTTTGCGGACTTCTTTGGATGGCGTGTGCCGCGGGAGCTTATCGCGAGCCCCGTGCGTGGCCAGGCCCTCCTCACCGAGGCATGTGTGA